In the Populus trichocarpa isolate Nisqually-1 chromosome 8, P.trichocarpa_v4.1, whole genome shotgun sequence genome, ATTCTTTGTccgaccatagttatcattataaattttcatttcgAGCATGACTAGTTAATTTTGGAAGCTAAGATATAATATCACATCAGAAGGGAAAGGACCCAATTTTTCACCCTTAATGTGTCTAGATAGTCCCTTTAGCGACTTTCCAAATCTACTAGTAGAGATCACATTTCGATctctcctcaaatttttaactatatctggagttcaaGAACTCCATGTCAAGTGAAGTTGGTCTTATTGGAAATATAAGACACGGGGATACAAGTTCGATGAAGggaggagaacctagttctgccccCAAGACACTCGAAATGTCTCGTCAACAAATCAGACCTACTGCCCTATAAGGTCTATCATGACCCAGTATcagttggtgacccataactggagttctatagcTCCTAATTGAGTAAGACCAATTTCCTTAATTATTCAACACCCagaactacaatttctatgaagtaACCGgatcctaattccctcatcaTCCTATTTGAATTCTCtctaaaaatcaagagatgaaTCTGTCTAGATTCGTCAACCTTctcatttacacacaacatccacaattcAACTTTCCATCTTTTATCTCAACCCCTAGCCATATCATATACCATATAAGAGtgtcaaaaatatcttttaagagtcaatttctctatttattttgatcttccctcttaacgtcaaaataaaacatttttatcgattttactaacttttcaaaaactattcttctaaacacaatccttTCTATTTCCATatgtattttttctcattttgatataattaaacaCACATCATCAAGCTAGATATGTCAAATTAAACATCCCCCTCTTTTGATGCATAATTGGTCGAAAGCATGGCCTTAAGGAACCAAGAGTTCCCTCATTCCTTTCATgctaatttcattcaattaacacacacattcacataaaaaacaacctattataataaattcaataaagaaaatcacaatttccCCCTTTACCTTTTTGCTCTTCATATGGCCGACCACCCATAACTCTATTACCCATacattttctttgatgaataaaatcatgatttcatGCCTTCAATCATATataacacatgaattaacttaattttaacaattaatatatTTCCCCCAATTCAAGTCCAAGAAccctaattaaaattcaacattaaggcATCAATTCGTAATCAAATTCGAAAGGACTTATAAAACCATGTTTAGAACTCCTTACCTAGTAAGAATCAAGGTCTTGATCCTCAACCAGTCAAAAATTTTTTACTCCCCCTTTTCTAATGACAACCGACCCTACCTTCTCTCTTTACCTTCaaaatttcttgttaatcccttgctcacaagtgtttattctacctataaactcttaatcttggatgagttTTTGGGATTTtcagtgtttctctcttgatttggaaagaatacaataaaaaacttCCTCCCTCTCTTTTAAATAGTTGCTGCCGGTTTTTAATGGGCAAGGGAAGggtatttataatttcttttatttgcacTTAGGCCTCATTTCCTTTAAGTGTCTTATTTTTGCCCccacatcttttctttttataatcaaGCTATacattttttcatttcttataattccaCCCCTaaactttgtagttttttttaatttaatcaaaccCTCAATATTTTCgggttaaatttataatatctcAAAAAATTTCATCTAGAAATTTATATCCGAAAATTTCcaaattcatgttttatttaaatctatacatgaatttcttcacttttattttccatttatttagtttacaATTTATGCAAACATTTATTTCTTGGGGTTTACAGGACGAATCCATGTCGATACCTATACTTAGAGAAATTGCTAAGGGGCGGAAAGGACAAACCTATATAAGGTGATGTTATTGCACTAGAGAAACCAAGTTCATCCTTTGAAGAGTGGTTGCATTGGAGTTTGAGAGATATGTGACCTCTTTAAGATGGCATGAGGGCATGAGAGCCCTTAATAGGAGAAAGATCTCACCGAAGAGTGGGAGGTTTGTGGCCTATTTGGTGATGGCGTGGGGGCTTGGGAGCCCCTCGATTGAAGAGTATGCCATTTGACTTTCCTAGCATTATCATGGGGCATGAGAACCTCACTAGAAAGTCATTCCAACTCAAGTTTGCATTGGAGAGGCGGGAGATCCAAGATCAATCCCTGACAAATTGGTGAGAAGAACTTTGACATCATTTACAGAACATGCTTGTTCAAAACTATACTAGAGAATGGGGGATCCGAGATCAACCACTAGTGAATTAGTGAGAGGCCCTTAGGCATCACCTGGAGAATGTGATAGTCTGAGATTGCACTAGAGAATTGGGGATCCAAGATCAACCCTTAACAAATTGGTGAGAAGCCCTTGGGCATCACTTGGAGAATGATGTTATTGCAATAGGGagatctataaataaaaaatggttgcCAAagatacattatttttatttcaaaaataaacttacattcCTCTTAAGGAGTATGCATCTTGAggtgatttttatttcaaaaataaacttacattcCTCTTAAGGAGTATGCATCTTGAGGTGATATGAGTGATAGGTGTGGGGGAGGTTTTTAGGAGGAAGATGTCTTGAAGATGACACCAAAATGTTTGCTTTGATTACCCTAATAACTTGGAATGAGTGATCATATTCAAGAGAGTTATAAATCCTTAGAATACACTACATATCTATGGGTTGATCCCTCATTGTTCTTCCTTAAGCTTTCATTTCTATTAGGAGAATGATTTCACTTGAAAGGTCCCTAATGCTAGTTGCCCTTGGAAGACAAAGGAGGCCTATATTGTAGCAAGTCAGCCTTTTCCACCCGTATGTGATTTTTCATGACTTGCTTCACCTTGAGCAAGCTTCTGTCTAGTAAGACATAAAATTTTCTCTAGAGGACATATTCTCTTACCCCTCTTATCAAGGCCTTTAAGGCTACTGGTTCGAGCAATTCTTCCACCTTGAGCATCTTCTCATTGAATCTCTTCAAATATGCCCGTATATACTCGTCCTCTTATTGGGTAACACCAAATAGCTTTGTAGATCTTTTCTTGGCGGGTATGCTAGTGTTGAAGTGAGCCACTAGTTTGGCACAAAGATCACTAAACCTTTTGATGGAGCTTTGCTCAAAATTATTGTTCTAACCATGCACATACCCTTAAAAAGGTTGTGATAAGATTTTCCATATTGAGTCATTCTATACATACTCCCTCGAGTCGGTCAAGCCATCATAGTTGTTTAgacttatttttatgaaaatatagtCTTTAAGGAGTTGAGTGTTTAATACTTGTTTGGACAAGGGAGATCCCTTTTATTTGTTAGGCTCTTGGGAGCCTGAAGTGTTTAGCATGGAACGATGATTATGGTAATTAGTGTCTATCTCATGGTAGCTAAGGGAAGGATGTTCGGAGTATCAGCTCTGTACATGTGTATCACAATGGCACGAGTGACCCCTTGAGAGACTCTCAGGATTGTCATTATATTTAGTCTTTTTTGGGTAGTGTAATCGTCTACAGGTGCCTGGTATGGCTAGTGGTCGTGATGCTAGGGCATTGTGTGTTACTGAGGATGTCAAACATCATTGGGGTGAGAAGGTCTAATTTTACCATTGGGTTACCAATACGGTTTGAGTGAGGAGTTGTACTTGACTGGTGGGTTGTTGAAGGTCTGGTGGGGTAGAAATGTTCGTGGTAACTGGTAGATTCATCCTGCATCCTAACCCATGTATGTCTTGGTTGTGTGTAATGAAATGACCTAGAaatgtcaaaaacaagttttagaaaCTGATGGCTTATCAGTTTCCCACATACATCATCAATTGATAATGTTCTAAAATCAGATATACTTATAGAATAAGTTTGATGTGttggataattgattaatttcttaGTTCAAGCAATATGATTCATTCTCCCTAGCCAAGATGTTTGATGACTTGATATGGAAAGCTCAGGTCGTTGGAAGCTGGCAGTAGGTGGTGCTTGGTAAGCCAAGGTGGCTGGTAGCTGGTACCTACAAATGGTCTCTTTTGATAGATATAGGGACTCTCAAATGCTTAAGTTAGTAACTTTACAGAGAGAGAAACTACAATGATATCTTAGAGAGACAGACTCTGAAATTATGTATATTAGAAGTgttaagaatgaagagattgtgaaccttgactttgaaggattcatggtgtatttatagcccatgagtTTTGTCATTTTGTGGAGAATAGGGGCTGAAGTGTAATTTCACCATTGTGATATTTTAAGCttattttactcaaaataatatgtattagatcaatataaaatactaagaGACCTGCGTGGGGTCCTGAATAAAATTTCCAAATGAGTGTTAGGCTCGGGCTAGGTGCCTGAACCCATTAGATGTGAGAAATAAATCTAAGTGCACTAGCTGAACCTGAACACGTTGAGTTTAGATGTGAGAGCCTGAGCTCATGGGGTATTAGGTAGCTTGCCCAGCAACGCCGAGCATGCCACACACTACCTAAGGGTACGCCTTGCATGGAAAGTTGGGCGTACACCCAGTGTATAGGCATATACCCATCTTAGGTGTGCGCCTATGTTGGGTACATAGGCTCGAGATTCTTGTCCGATCCCATGCCTTTGAAAACTAGGCTTGGGCTACCACGGACCCATCAACGTGCATTTGCAAACGCAAAGTCAAATAATTGAAAACTCAAATGTTTCTCTTTTGTcgagtaaaaaagaaattagaaataagTATGGAACATAattgaacatgaaaaaataatgtttagaaaaactttaatagaaaataatccttttatttttatatgtcatTTGGAacttggaaacaaaaaaaatcaatgaactaATTATTAGAGGTAATGCAATCTTTTTGATAGGTCTATTAGTCATTATCAAATTGATCGAAGacaagtatgtttttttttttcattttaaaagtatagtgaaataattaaattaccattgaaaacacatttttatttaacttatgtCCATGGGCTTttccaaattttaatttttgttttttagttataattaagatgtatagggagaatctggtattttaataaacataaaatatatttttaaaaaccaaaattggTTGGCGTGCATTGCACACGCCATCATGTTAGAGACACTTGTGGTCTTCGTGTGGCGCCTCTTGGTAGCTAAAAGATAGCTTCTGTAGTGGTTTTTGAAGCCTCCCGTCGCGCTCTTTCCTATGGTTTAATGCATGGTAGTGGTGGTGTCTCAATTGGGCTCCTATGCGCTTTTTTCTTCTACTCCTTCCTTGGGGAATTGTGCTGCATTACCAAAATTAAGTGTTGTcgtgtaatttgtttttttatcaaatttaattttgattcttttaattgttatttatttaattagttcattgatttttttatttaatttggtttcttaatatttgatcttatttgatttttatattaaatttactttttgttattttaattactatttatttatttattattttctagtatttttgtttgatattgaaGGGGGATGCTTGAAGTGACGAGAGATGTACGGTCATGTAATGGGAATGGTCGCGTGTCCCCCTTTGGATTGGTCATATGCCATCTAAGTTTGACCTTGCGTTCCCCTTTTAACAGGATCGAGACGGCGCGTCCCGTATAACTGAGCTGACCGCGCGTCCCCCTCCAAAACAAGACAAACCTCCAAAACAAGCCGTGCATTGATGGTaattgggtgatgataatttcTTCAGCTTGATGTTTACcagtttgattatatatatatatatataaaagctctCTACAATaacgttgaagatgatgataatgtCTTAGTTTGTCTTGGACCAAAATCTTGAAAGtctaattgaaaatattatatccTTAGCAATACAAGACTACGTACGTGGAGTACAAGAGGGGTTGAGTCGCAACCTcacatcaaaaaaacaaaaaaattgtaacTTGTAACCATCTTATCCTTTGTTAACTTATTTAATTAGCTAAAGATGATAAATATCTTAGCTAGTATGATCACACAATTAGAGTATAAGGTTGAGATCGATTGCCTTTGGAAGGGAAAGGGGAGTCAAACCCAATTGTATATAGcaaattagtttgtttttcagCTCATAATAGTTAAACGGTAAAAAGTCAactagaaagaaagaatattaatattttgaattctaCTATTTTAAGTGTGTGATTAATTAAGGATCTTGAACACTCTCCTATGATTTGGTTTTTGGAAGTACTGGTCTCATCCATGAATGTTGACTTATCCATTTGGAATTTTGACATTTCCACTGGCCTATATATTCCCTCCACAACGAATTTTACAAAACCCTAAATATTATGCTTAATATTCACGTGAGATGAGGAATTATTTTTGTCAGGCGCAAGCTTTTTCGCAAGTTTCTGAGAAAATGATATATGCCTAAAGCCGTACAAGGCGAAGGTGTGGGAGTCTGTATCGGGCACCTTGGCATCCAACGTTATCATATATCCTCGAAAGCTGACATTCCCCCACCTCACTCATGCAACTTTGACATTGTTGCATGCACAAGCCACGTGCAACCATTGCCATTTCTGTCCACGAAAAGCTAGTGTACCTTTTGTTACTAATTGATATACCTTTTCCCTCCTTGCTTTCGGCAGCATTTGGCTTATCCATACAGTGTTTTGATTCTGGGCCCAATAAGGTTAAATATTTTGTAGCAAACCACACAAGTCCCTATCAAATCAAGGTTAATTTTGGGGTATCAATCCAAATATCTTAAGGAACCTTTTCTAATTACTTTGCGTTAAACAAGGCAAATATTAAATGCACTCCTCTCGCTTCCTAGCCTATATATAGGCTCACAAGAGCTCCAAGCATACCATCAAAGATCAACAAAACTAGCATACAAACTTATAAAGCTTTACAAATAACCAACACTAACATTCTTCTTGCATTTTCATATAGATTTCTTAGACTTTAAGCTCTTATTTAGCTCCTTGTTCAACTACTGACATagcatattttcttttgagcgtgaaaaaaaggaagatacatttatttttggttGTGATATGGATCGAGTAGCAAAATTGGCATCCCAAAAGGCAGTGGTGATTTTCAGCAAGAGCTCATGCTGTATGTGCCATGCAATCAAGAGACTGTTTTATGATCAAGGGGTAAGCCCTGCAATTTATGAGCTCGATGAAGACTCCAGAGGGAAGGAAATGGAGTGGGCACTTATGAGGCTAGGATGCAACCCCTCCGTGCCAGCAGTGTTCATTGGGGGCAAATTTGTAGGCTCTGCAAACACAGTGATGACCCTTCAGCTTAATGGCTCTTTGAAGAAACTGCTCAAAGAAGCTGGAGCTCTATGGCTTTAGTAGCAATGAAGTCATTTCAGCATGCATGTTATATTAAGCTTAAAAGGGATAACTCAgctgtatattaattaattttcctaaatttccctgttttttttcccaCCTCTTGCGGCTGCAAAGAGTATCATATATACTATATATGGAAAATAA is a window encoding:
- the LOC18101861 gene encoding monothiol glutaredoxin-S10; this translates as MDRVAKLASQKAVVIFSKSSCCMCHAIKRLFYDQGVSPAIYELDEDSRGKEMEWALMRLGCNPSVPAVFIGGKFVGSANTVMTLQLNGSLKKLLKEAGALWL